Proteins encoded in a region of the Acidobacteriota bacterium genome:
- a CDS encoding gamma carbonic anhydrase family protein, producing MSIKTFNGVEPRIHETAFIADDAIVIGDVEVGEDASIWFGSIVRGDVNFIRIGARTNIQDATVIHVSSKTHSTILEHEVTVGHRVTLHGCYVETGCLIGIGAILLDGVRVGANSLVAAGSLLTPGTEIPPGSLVMGSPARVKRPLTKAELADLPRFWQNYVELKKHY from the coding sequence ATGTCGATCAAAACGTTTAACGGCGTCGAGCCAAGAATCCACGAAACTGCGTTCATTGCCGATGATGCCATCGTTATCGGCGATGTTGAGGTCGGCGAGGATGCTAGCATTTGGTTCGGGTCCATCGTCCGCGGCGATGTGAATTTTATCCGCATCGGCGCCCGGACGAACATCCAGGACGCGACCGTTATCCACGTCAGCTCAAAGACGCACTCGACCATTCTCGAACACGAGGTTACGGTCGGCCATCGCGTAACGCTTCACGGCTGCTATGTCGAAACGGGCTGCCTGATCGGCATCGGGGCGATCTTGCTCGATGGCGTCCGCGTCGGGGCAAATTCGCTGGTCGCCGCCGGCTCGCTGCTGACGCCCGGAACCGAGATACCGCCCGGCTCGCTCGTCATGGGCTCGCCCGCAAGAGTAAAACGCCCGCTGACCAAGGCCGAGCTCGCCGACCTCCCCCGCTTCTGGCAAAACTACGTCGAACTCAAGAAGCACTATTAG
- a CDS encoding DUF5615 family PIN-like protein — MKLIVDAQLPRRLSNWFCSIGHDSIHTLDLPERNRTADDSVARIADSDGRIVVTKDSDFLSLKLLTHSPRKLLFVSAGNLNNDSLMHMFESNIDIVEKLFLTFEIVEINASMVIGRNLD, encoded by the coding sequence ATGAAACTGATCGTTGACGCTCAATTGCCGCGTCGTTTAAGCAACTGGTTTTGCTCTATCGGACATGATTCGATCCATACGCTTGATCTGCCTGAGCGAAACCGGACAGCGGACGACTCGGTCGCGAGAATTGCTGATTCCGACGGTCGAATTGTTGTCACAAAGGACTCAGATTTCCTAAGCCTCAAGTTACTGACGCATTCACCCCGCAAGCTGCTTTTTGTTTCGGCAGGCAATTTGAACAACGACTCGCTCATGCATATGTTCGAATCGAACATCGACATTGTTGAAAAGCTCTTCTTAACGTTCGAGATCGTGGAAATCAATGCGTCAATGGTGATCGGGCGCAATCTCGACTAA
- a CDS encoding DUF433 domain-containing protein, with amino-acid sequence MESEDLLKRITMNPDICFGKPTIRNMRYPVELILELLASGMTTEEILADYEDLEKEDIYAALYFATRLSKLGSITEAIAA; translated from the coding sequence ATGGAATCCGAGGACCTACTAAAGCGAATAACGATGAATCCGGATATTTGTTTCGGCAAGCCAACCATCCGAAATATGCGTTATCCGGTCGAGTTGATCTTGGAACTATTGGCGTCAGGTATGACCACTGAAGAGATCTTGGCGGACTATGAGGATCTCGAGAAAGAGGACATATATGCCGCTTTGTATTTCGCGACAAGGCTTTCGAAATTAGGGAGCATAACTGAAGCTATTGCGGCGTGA